The Tripterygium wilfordii isolate XIE 37 chromosome 17, ASM1340144v1, whole genome shotgun sequence genome has a window encoding:
- the LOC119982526 gene encoding UDP-sugar-dependent glycosyltransferase 52 isoform X2, producing MKIMKVQKKILTSEHRRECYSVVENVFGHGPSMEGDFIVINFFALEGWSLAELFNVRCVVAAPYVVPYSAPSSFERQFRKELPLLYKYLQEAPFNRVCWRDVIHWMWPLFTENWGTWRSDELKLSPCPFTDPVTGLPTWHHRASSPLLLYGFSQEVVECPDYWPSNVHVCGFWFLPIEWQFSCRECAEKAVHYSSQHKRTEEEMCSAHADLFSFLNGPSSLPPIFIGLSSVGSMGLLKNPHALLRVLQTVLETTSHRFILFTAAYEPLEAAVWEVSMETASSLKHYSQASSHKNQMNSCKDGISLFDNRLFCYSGMIPYNWLLPRCSLAIHHGGSGSTAASLCAGIPQVICPFMLDQFYWAEKMFWLGVSPQPLKRNCLIPDKLDDTSVREASSVISKSIHDALSSKVRARASEIAGQISLEDGLVEAVNILKQEISSN from the exons ATGAAAATCATGAAAGTACAG AAGAAGATACTTACAAGTGAACATAGAAGAGAATGCTACTCAGTGGTTGAAAATGTCTTTGGACATGGCCCAAGCATGGAGGGCGACTTCATTGTGATAAATTTCTTTGCACTG GAAGGGTGGAGTCTTGCAGAACTTTTCAATGTCCGTTGTGTCGTTGCTGCACCTTATGTTGTTCCATACAg TGCACCTTCATCATTTGAACGTCAGTTCAGAAAAGAACTTCCTCTTTTATACAAGTATCTTCAGGAAGCTCCATTCAACAGG GTATGTTGGAGAGATGTGATTCACTGGATGTGGCCTCTTTTTACTGAAAACTGGGGAACGTGGAGAAGTGATGAATTAAAATTGAGCCCTTGCCCTTTCACA GATCCCGTAACTGGTCTTCCTACATGGCACCATAGGGCATCATCTCCCTTACTGCT GTATGGATTCAGCCAAGAAGTTGTTGAATGCCCTG ATTATTGGCCATCAAATGTTCATGTTTGTGGCTTTTGGTTTCTCCCTATTGAATGGCAATTTTCGTGTAGAGAGTGCGCAGAAAAGGCGGTGCATTACTCTTCACAGCATAAGAGAACAGAAGAGGAGATGTGCTCAGCACATGCTGACTTATTCTCTTTCTTGAATGGTCCATCTTCATTGCCACCGATTTTCATAGGACTGAGTTCTGTTGGAAG CATGGGCTTATTAAAGAACCCTCACGCACTTCTTCGAGTTCTTCAAACTGTTCTAGAAACTACAAGCCACCGGTTTATCCTTTTCACAGCTGCCTATGAACCTTTAGAAGCAGCAGTCTGGGAAGTTTCCATGGAAACGGCATCATCATTAAAGCATTATTCCCAAGCATCATCACATAAAAATCAAATGAATTCCTGCAAAGATGGGATTTCTCTATTTGACAACCGTCTCTTCTGTTATTCCGG AATGATACCATACAATTGGCTCTTGCCAAGATGTTCGCTGGCAATCCATCATGGGGGTAG TGGATCCACTGCTGCATCACTATGCGCCGGAATCCCGCAG GTGATATGTCCATTTATGCTGGATCAATTTTATTGGGCTGAGAAAATGTTTTGGCTTGGAGTTTCCCCGCAACCTTTGAAAAGAAACTGCTTGATTCCGGATAAGTTGGATGACACAAGTGTCAGGGAAGCTTCAAGCGTGATATCAAAGTCCATTCATGACGCGTTATCTTCTAAAGTCAGAGCACGTGCTTCAGAAATTGCTGGACAAATTTCACTTGAG GATGGACTTGTGGAAGCTGTAAACATTCTCAAGCAGGAGATTAGTTCAAATTAA
- the LOC119982526 gene encoding sterol 3-beta-glucosyltransferase UGT80A2 isoform X1 — MERTKPVAVFMAFGTKGDVYPIAAIAAAFASDQKQYHVVFITHSAHENLGSHLAEKHVVYLPISSPPVFSMNENHESTGSPEVTFSLQKKILTSEHRRECYSVVENVFGHGPSMEGDFIVINFFALEGWSLAELFNVRCVVAAPYVVPYSAPSSFERQFRKELPLLYKYLQEAPFNRVCWRDVIHWMWPLFTENWGTWRSDELKLSPCPFTDPVTGLPTWHHRASSPLLLYGFSQEVVECPDYWPSNVHVCGFWFLPIEWQFSCRECAEKAVHYSSQHKRTEEEMCSAHADLFSFLNGPSSLPPIFIGLSSVGSMGLLKNPHALLRVLQTVLETTSHRFILFTAAYEPLEAAVWEVSMETASSLKHYSQASSHKNQMNSCKDGISLFDNRLFCYSGMIPYNWLLPRCSLAIHHGGSGSTAASLCAGIPQVICPFMLDQFYWAEKMFWLGVSPQPLKRNCLIPDKLDDTSVREASSVISKSIHDALSSKVRARASEIAGQISLEDGLVEAVNILKQEISSN; from the exons ATGGAGAGGACGAAGCCAGTGGCTGTGTTCATGGCCTTCGGTACCAAGGGCGATGTCTACCCTATTGCG GCCATTGCTGCAGCTTTTGCTTCTGACCAAAAGCAATACCACGTGGTTTTCATTACTCATTCAGCACATGAG AATTTAGGATCCCATTTGGCAGAAAAACATGTTGTTTATCTTCCTATCTCATCGCCTCCTGTTTTCTCTATGAATGAAAATCATGAAAGTACAG GCTCACCGGAAGTCACATTTTCATTACAGAAGAAGATACTTACAAGTGAACATAGAAGAGAATGCTACTCAGTGGTTGAAAATGTCTTTGGACATGGCCCAAGCATGGAGGGCGACTTCATTGTGATAAATTTCTTTGCACTG GAAGGGTGGAGTCTTGCAGAACTTTTCAATGTCCGTTGTGTCGTTGCTGCACCTTATGTTGTTCCATACAg TGCACCTTCATCATTTGAACGTCAGTTCAGAAAAGAACTTCCTCTTTTATACAAGTATCTTCAGGAAGCTCCATTCAACAGG GTATGTTGGAGAGATGTGATTCACTGGATGTGGCCTCTTTTTACTGAAAACTGGGGAACGTGGAGAAGTGATGAATTAAAATTGAGCCCTTGCCCTTTCACA GATCCCGTAACTGGTCTTCCTACATGGCACCATAGGGCATCATCTCCCTTACTGCT GTATGGATTCAGCCAAGAAGTTGTTGAATGCCCTG ATTATTGGCCATCAAATGTTCATGTTTGTGGCTTTTGGTTTCTCCCTATTGAATGGCAATTTTCGTGTAGAGAGTGCGCAGAAAAGGCGGTGCATTACTCTTCACAGCATAAGAGAACAGAAGAGGAGATGTGCTCAGCACATGCTGACTTATTCTCTTTCTTGAATGGTCCATCTTCATTGCCACCGATTTTCATAGGACTGAGTTCTGTTGGAAG CATGGGCTTATTAAAGAACCCTCACGCACTTCTTCGAGTTCTTCAAACTGTTCTAGAAACTACAAGCCACCGGTTTATCCTTTTCACAGCTGCCTATGAACCTTTAGAAGCAGCAGTCTGGGAAGTTTCCATGGAAACGGCATCATCATTAAAGCATTATTCCCAAGCATCATCACATAAAAATCAAATGAATTCCTGCAAAGATGGGATTTCTCTATTTGACAACCGTCTCTTCTGTTATTCCGG AATGATACCATACAATTGGCTCTTGCCAAGATGTTCGCTGGCAATCCATCATGGGGGTAG TGGATCCACTGCTGCATCACTATGCGCCGGAATCCCGCAG GTGATATGTCCATTTATGCTGGATCAATTTTATTGGGCTGAGAAAATGTTTTGGCTTGGAGTTTCCCCGCAACCTTTGAAAAGAAACTGCTTGATTCCGGATAAGTTGGATGACACAAGTGTCAGGGAAGCTTCAAGCGTGATATCAAAGTCCATTCATGACGCGTTATCTTCTAAAGTCAGAGCACGTGCTTCAGAAATTGCTGGACAAATTTCACTTGAG GATGGACTTGTGGAAGCTGTAAACATTCTCAAGCAGGAGATTAGTTCAAATTAA
- the LOC119982526 gene encoding uncharacterized protein LOC119982526 isoform X3, with protein sequence MERTKPVAVFMAFGTKGDVYPIAAIAAAFASDQKQYHVVFITHSAHENLGSHLAEKHVVYLPISSPPVFSMNENHESTGSPEVTFSLQKKILTSEHRRECYSVVENVFGHGPSMEGDFIVINFFALEGWSLAELFNVRCVVAAPYVVPYSAPSSFERQFRKELPLLYKYLQEAPFNRVCWRDVIHWMWPLFTENWGTWRSDELKLSPCPFTDPVTGLPTWHHRASSPLLLYGFSQEVVECPDYWPSNVHVCGFWFLPIEWQFSCRECAEKAVHYSSQHKRTEEEMCSAHADLFSFLNGPSSLPPIFIGLSSVGSMGLLKNPHALLRVLQTVLETTSHRFILFTAAYEPLEAAVWEVSMETASSLKHYSQASSHKNQMNSCKDGISLFDNRLFCYSGMIPYNWLLPRCSLAIHHGVDPLLHHYAPESRR encoded by the exons ATGGAGAGGACGAAGCCAGTGGCTGTGTTCATGGCCTTCGGTACCAAGGGCGATGTCTACCCTATTGCG GCCATTGCTGCAGCTTTTGCTTCTGACCAAAAGCAATACCACGTGGTTTTCATTACTCATTCAGCACATGAG AATTTAGGATCCCATTTGGCAGAAAAACATGTTGTTTATCTTCCTATCTCATCGCCTCCTGTTTTCTCTATGAATGAAAATCATGAAAGTACAG GCTCACCGGAAGTCACATTTTCATTACAGAAGAAGATACTTACAAGTGAACATAGAAGAGAATGCTACTCAGTGGTTGAAAATGTCTTTGGACATGGCCCAAGCATGGAGGGCGACTTCATTGTGATAAATTTCTTTGCACTG GAAGGGTGGAGTCTTGCAGAACTTTTCAATGTCCGTTGTGTCGTTGCTGCACCTTATGTTGTTCCATACAg TGCACCTTCATCATTTGAACGTCAGTTCAGAAAAGAACTTCCTCTTTTATACAAGTATCTTCAGGAAGCTCCATTCAACAGG GTATGTTGGAGAGATGTGATTCACTGGATGTGGCCTCTTTTTACTGAAAACTGGGGAACGTGGAGAAGTGATGAATTAAAATTGAGCCCTTGCCCTTTCACA GATCCCGTAACTGGTCTTCCTACATGGCACCATAGGGCATCATCTCCCTTACTGCT GTATGGATTCAGCCAAGAAGTTGTTGAATGCCCTG ATTATTGGCCATCAAATGTTCATGTTTGTGGCTTTTGGTTTCTCCCTATTGAATGGCAATTTTCGTGTAGAGAGTGCGCAGAAAAGGCGGTGCATTACTCTTCACAGCATAAGAGAACAGAAGAGGAGATGTGCTCAGCACATGCTGACTTATTCTCTTTCTTGAATGGTCCATCTTCATTGCCACCGATTTTCATAGGACTGAGTTCTGTTGGAAG CATGGGCTTATTAAAGAACCCTCACGCACTTCTTCGAGTTCTTCAAACTGTTCTAGAAACTACAAGCCACCGGTTTATCCTTTTCACAGCTGCCTATGAACCTTTAGAAGCAGCAGTCTGGGAAGTTTCCATGGAAACGGCATCATCATTAAAGCATTATTCCCAAGCATCATCACATAAAAATCAAATGAATTCCTGCAAAGATGGGATTTCTCTATTTGACAACCGTCTCTTCTGTTATTCCGG AATGATACCATACAATTGGCTCTTGCCAAGATGTTCGCTGGCAATCCATCATGGGG TGGATCCACTGCTGCATCACTATGCGCCGGAATCCCGCAG GTGA